From the Entomomonas sp. E2T0 genome, one window contains:
- a CDS encoding GTP-binding protein, producing the protein MIEHKIIITGSMGAGKTTAIASVSEIEPMSTDVMNTDNSVDKEKTTVAFDYGEVSLSAEERLRIYGTPGQERFSFMWKVLSKGALGLIILVDDTRKDPFKDLSIYLENFSQLIEETACVVCISKTNKNNVARVNEFARYLASQGVICPVVPADVREKQDVLFVLELLLTQLYA; encoded by the coding sequence ATGATAGAGCATAAAATAATTATTACTGGGTCGATGGGAGCTGGTAAGACTACTGCTATTGCATCAGTAAGTGAAATTGAACCCATGTCTACAGATGTAATGAATACTGATAATTCTGTAGATAAAGAAAAAACAACGGTTGCTTTTGATTATGGTGAGGTTTCCTTAAGTGCAGAAGAGCGGCTGAGAATTTATGGTACACCTGGGCAAGAGCGTTTTTCTTTTATGTGGAAGGTGTTATCTAAAGGAGCTTTAGGATTAATTATTTTAGTGGATGACACAAGAAAAGATCCTTTTAAAGATTTATCTATTTATTTAGAGAATTTTAGCCAATTAATTGAAGAAACGGCTTGTGTGGTATGTATTAGCAAAACTAATAAGAATAATGTAGCAAGAGTTAATGAATTTGCTCGTTATCTAGCATCTCAGGGGGTGATATGCCCTGTTGTACCTGCAGATGTGCGTGAGAAACAAGATGTTTTATTTGTTTTAGAGCTATTGCTAACACAGTTATATGCGTAG
- a CDS encoding GTP-binding protein: MMIEHKILITGTVGAGKTTAIAAVSEITPVSTDVTNTDATVDKEKTTVAFDYGQVTIAEGERLRVYGTPGQERFSFMWKVLAKGALGLIILVDNTRPDPFSDLCIYLENFKQLISEKSCVICLTKIDKSNTSRVNEFASFIGQRGLVCPVVAVDIREKEDVLMVLDLLFTQLYV, translated from the coding sequence ATGATGATCGAACATAAGATACTTATTACAGGCACAGTAGGCGCTGGCAAAACAACAGCAATTGCGGCTGTCAGTGAAATTACACCTGTTTCTACAGATGTGACTAATACAGATGCGACTGTTGACAAAGAAAAGACAACCGTAGCATTTGATTATGGTCAGGTGACTATAGCAGAAGGTGAACGGCTTAGAGTTTATGGGACACCAGGGCAAGAAAGATTTTCTTTTATGTGGAAAGTTTTAGCAAAAGGCGCTTTGGGACTAATCATTCTTGTTGATAATACACGACCAGATCCGTTTAGTGATTTGTGTATTTATTTAGAAAATTTTAAGCAATTAATCAGTGAAAAAAGCTGTGTGATTTGTCTTACAAAAATTGATAAAAGCAATACATCTCGTGTTAATGAGTTTGCTTCTTTTATAGGGCAGAGAGGATTAGTTTGTCCTGTTGTGGCCGTCGATATACGTGAAAAAGAAGATGTACTTATGGTATTGGATTTATTGTTTACTCAATTATATGTGTAA
- a CDS encoding CZB domain-containing protein codes for MSLEAWLEGLIKGKDEPLTVPKDKMMLNGLYIGDAIKSHIDWRENWFVAVLERRVGDYEFTKVTADNLCNVGQWIYSLGKKYEGMPEYELLKQKHAEFHMCAGKAVKLHKEGSLVNAMATAKGPLLDLSQEIGLSFIKLLKAAQEKGAA; via the coding sequence ATGAGCTTAGAAGCTTGGCTAGAGGGGTTGATTAAAGGAAAGGATGAGCCTTTAACTGTACCAAAAGATAAGATGATGTTAAATGGACTTTATATTGGTGATGCTATTAAGTCTCATATTGACTGGCGTGAAAATTGGTTTGTTGCAGTACTCGAGCGTAGAGTGGGAGACTACGAATTCACTAAAGTAACAGCAGATAATCTTTGTAATGTTGGGCAATGGATTTATAGTTTAGGAAAAAAGTACGAAGGCATGCCTGAGTATGAGTTATTAAAACAAAAACATGCAGAGTTTCATATGTGTGCTGGTAAGGCTGTTAAATTACATAAAGAAGGTAGTCTGGTAAATGCTATGGCAACAGCTAAGGGGCCATTGCTGGATTTATCTCAAGAGATTGGCTTAAGTTTTATAAAACTATTAAAAGCAGCACAAGAAAAAGGAGCTGCATGA
- the aceB gene encoding malate synthase A — MPIKITESISNEAQQIITPKALELLEQLESRFGARRRALMADRQQRQTVLDQGGSLDFLAETKHIREGDWQGASIPADIQDRRVEITGPVDRKMMINALNSGAKVFMADLEDAHSPTWQATIDGQINLRDAINDELTYQSPEGKNYQVNPEHAILMVRVRGLHMEEKHALLNEQRVSGCLFDLAVFLTNNAQNALQRNKGLYFYIPKTEHYLEARLWAEIFSFAEEFLAIPHGTIRCTLLIETIPAAFQMEEILFELKDYIVGLNAGRWDYIFNFIKRFRNHADKVLPERAQVTMTTHFLRSYSKLLIEVCHKRGVHAMGGMAAQIPIKNDPEGNAQAEEKVRNDKLREVQDGHDGTWVAHPALVPIAKKVFDEYMPTANQITKQQPTLNITAQDLLSIPEGTITAEGISINVSAAMRYIKAWLQGSGAVPIFNLMEDAATAEISRAQLWQWIRVAGLTSTDGEAITLQRVQQLIDKEAAYLKENTATNEHQSIEQAATIIRQLVANDSFEEFLTTPAYELI, encoded by the coding sequence ATGCCTATTAAAATAACTGAATCAATAAGCAATGAAGCACAACAAATAATTACTCCCAAAGCGCTTGAATTATTAGAGCAATTAGAAAGTCGTTTTGGTGCAAGACGTAGAGCATTAATGGCCGATCGCCAACAAAGACAAACGGTATTAGATCAAGGTGGCAGTTTAGATTTTTTAGCTGAAACTAAACATATTCGTGAAGGTGATTGGCAAGGTGCTTCTATTCCTGCTGACATTCAAGACAGACGGGTAGAAATCACTGGCCCTGTTGATCGTAAGATGATGATTAATGCCCTTAACTCGGGTGCTAAAGTATTTATGGCGGACTTAGAAGACGCCCATAGCCCTACTTGGCAAGCCACCATTGATGGGCAAATTAATTTACGTGATGCCATTAATGATGAGTTAACCTATCAAAGCCCTGAAGGTAAAAACTATCAAGTTAACCCAGAACATGCCATTTTAATGGTGCGTGTGCGCGGTTTACATATGGAAGAGAAACATGCGTTATTAAATGAGCAACGGGTAAGTGGTTGCTTGTTTGATTTAGCCGTGTTCTTAACCAATAATGCACAAAATGCCTTACAACGTAATAAAGGGTTGTATTTCTATATTCCTAAAACTGAACATTATTTAGAGGCGCGTTTATGGGCTGAGATATTTAGTTTTGCGGAAGAGTTTTTGGCTATTCCTCATGGCACTATACGTTGCACACTATTAATTGAAACCATTCCAGCGGCTTTCCAAATGGAAGAAATTCTATTTGAATTAAAAGACTATATCGTTGGTTTAAATGCAGGCCGTTGGGATTATATCTTTAACTTTATCAAACGCTTTAGAAATCATGCGGATAAAGTATTACCTGAGCGTGCGCAAGTAACCATGACCACTCACTTTTTAAGAAGTTACTCAAAACTATTAATTGAGGTATGTCACAAGCGTGGTGTGCATGCAATGGGTGGTATGGCAGCACAAATTCCTATTAAAAATGATCCTGAAGGTAATGCGCAAGCAGAAGAAAAGGTACGTAATGATAAATTACGTGAAGTACAAGATGGTCATGATGGTACATGGGTTGCTCACCCTGCTTTAGTACCCATTGCTAAGAAAGTATTTGATGAATATATGCCAACCGCTAATCAAATTACTAAACAGCAACCTACACTGAATATTACTGCACAGGACTTACTCTCTATCCCAGAGGGTACTATTACTGCCGAAGGTATTAGTATCAATGTAAGTGCAGCTATGCGTTACATTAAAGCATGGCTACAAGGAAGTGGGGCAGTTCCTATCTTTAATCTAATGGAAGATGCGGCTACTGCGGAAATTTCACGGGCACAATTATGGCAATGGATTCGTGTGGCTGGCTTAACCAGTACTGATGGTGAAGCTATTACTTTACAACGTGTTCAACAATTAATTGATAAAGAAGCAGCCTACTTAAAAGAAAATACAGCTACCAATGAACATCAAAGTATTGAACAAGCAGCAACAATTATTCGTCAGTTAGTAGCCAATGATAGCTTTGAAGAATTTTTAACAACCCCAGCCTATGAGCTGATTTAA
- a CDS encoding LysR family transcriptional regulator translates to MKVDKTTFYKGQFFKAIRAFCSVVENGSFSSAALDLETSQPALSLQVQTLEQHLNTILFERKGPKIQITPDGKQLYEMAKPIVASVQSLPEQFLNSREELSHGDLKIVGGETALLNLLPDILKTFCQQYPAIRIITQSTIVKDIPNLLMSDEADFAIGSLSTENDDLLFYPIFEFSPILIIPVNHPLTKFTEGEITLREIAQYGLIVPPEHSYTWWAVRFIFQQHQLECPIRLTVSSSEAAKRYVKAGLGIAIVTEACQLDDPEITGISMEHYFPKRHYGLIQRRGKFLSPQALKFKKLVLNVGK, encoded by the coding sequence ATGAAAGTAGATAAAACAACTTTCTATAAAGGACAATTTTTTAAAGCGATCAGAGCATTTTGCTCAGTGGTGGAAAATGGTAGCTTTTCCAGTGCCGCATTAGATTTAGAAACCAGTCAACCTGCGCTGTCACTGCAAGTACAAACATTAGAGCAACACCTAAACACCATCCTATTTGAACGCAAAGGGCCAAAAATTCAAATTACCCCCGATGGTAAACAACTTTATGAAATGGCCAAACCCATTGTGGCCAGCGTGCAAAGTTTACCTGAGCAATTTTTGAATAGCCGTGAAGAGCTAAGTCATGGCGACTTAAAGATTGTAGGAGGGGAGACAGCATTATTAAACTTACTACCTGATATCTTAAAAACATTCTGCCAACAATACCCAGCTATTCGGATTATTACCCAATCTACCATTGTTAAAGATATCCCCAATCTATTAATGTCAGATGAAGCTGATTTTGCCATTGGTAGTTTATCGACAGAAAATGATGATCTATTGTTCTATCCTATTTTTGAGTTTTCACCTATTTTGATTATTCCTGTTAATCATCCCTTAACTAAGTTTACTGAAGGGGAAATTACTTTAAGAGAAATAGCCCAATATGGTCTAATCGTACCCCCTGAACACTCCTATACATGGTGGGCGGTAAGGTTTATTTTTCAACAACATCAACTAGAATGCCCGATTAGATTAACTGTTTCCAGTAGTGAGGCAGCTAAACGTTATGTGAAAGCAGGGCTGGGTATTGCTATTGTGACGGAAGCCTGTCAGCTAGATGATCCTGAAATAACAGGAATTTCGATGGAGCACTACTTTCCTAAACGGCATTATGGGCTTATCCAACGCAGGGGTAAATTTTTGTCACCACAAGCATTAAAGTTTAAAAAGTTAGTATTAAATGTGGGGAAGTAA
- the aceA gene encoding isocitrate lyase: MIKQQVEALKKDWAENPRWKNITRPYSAEDVVRLRGSVQVEYTLAKKGAEKLWGLLNGGAKKGYVNSLGALTGGQALQQAKAGIEAIYLSGWQVAADANTSETMYPDQSLYAYDSVPQIVRRMNNTFKRADEIQWKAICDGKLAEDKAIDYFLPIVADAEAGFGGVLNAFELMKNMIANGAAGVHFEDQLSAVKKCGHMGGKVIVPTQEAIQKLVSARLAADVMGVPTIVLARTDANAADLLTSDADPYDQPFIVGQRTPEGFYKTRAGIDQAIARGLAYAPYADLLWCETATPNLDEARKFAEAIRAKFPDKLLAYNCSPSFNWKKNLDDATIAKFQQEIADMGYQYQFITLAGIHNMWYNMFDLAYHYARGEGMKHYVERVQELEFAAQERGYTFAAHQQEVGAGYFDDVTTVIQGGESSVTALTGSTEEHQF; this comes from the coding sequence ATGATCAAACAACAAGTTGAAGCCTTAAAAAAAGACTGGGCAGAAAATCCAAGATGGAAAAATATTACTCGCCCTTATAGTGCTGAAGATGTAGTAAGACTGAGAGGCAGTGTACAAGTTGAATATACGCTCGCTAAAAAAGGCGCTGAAAAATTATGGGGCTTATTAAATGGTGGAGCTAAAAAAGGTTATGTTAACTCCTTAGGTGCATTAACAGGTGGCCAAGCTTTACAGCAAGCGAAAGCAGGTATTGAGGCAATTTATTTATCAGGCTGGCAGGTAGCGGCTGATGCTAATACTTCAGAAACGATGTACCCTGACCAATCTTTATATGCCTACGATTCTGTACCACAAATTGTACGTCGCATGAACAATACTTTTAAACGTGCTGATGAAATTCAATGGAAAGCGATTTGTGATGGCAAACTGGCAGAAGATAAAGCAATTGATTATTTCTTACCTATCGTAGCTGATGCCGAAGCTGGTTTTGGTGGTGTACTCAATGCCTTTGAGTTAATGAAGAATATGATTGCTAATGGTGCTGCAGGTGTTCACTTTGAAGACCAATTATCAGCAGTTAAAAAATGTGGTCATATGGGCGGTAAGGTAATTGTACCTACTCAAGAAGCAATTCAAAAATTAGTTTCTGCCCGTTTAGCGGCAGACGTAATGGGTGTACCTACTATTGTTCTAGCACGTACGGATGCTAATGCGGCTGATCTATTAACTTCTGATGCAGATCCATACGATCAACCCTTTATTGTAGGTCAACGTACGCCAGAAGGTTTCTATAAAACACGTGCGGGTATCGATCAAGCAATTGCACGTGGCTTAGCCTATGCACCTTATGCTGATTTATTATGGTGTGAAACAGCTACACCTAATTTAGATGAAGCTAGAAAGTTTGCTGAAGCTATTCGTGCTAAGTTCCCAGATAAACTATTGGCTTATAACTGCTCACCTTCTTTCAACTGGAAGAAGAATTTGGATGATGCTACTATTGCTAAATTCCAGCAAGAAATTGCGGACATGGGTTACCAATATCAATTTATTACCTTAGCTGGTATTCATAATATGTGGTACAACATGTTTGATCTAGCGTATCATTATGCTAGAGGCGAAGGTATGAAACACTATGTAGAACGCGTACAAGAGCTTGAATTTGCTGCTCAAGAACGTGGCTATACTTTCGCAGCCCATCAACAAGAAGTGGGCGCAGGTTATTTTGATGATGTGACAACAGTTATTCAAGGTGGTGAATCTTCTGTAACAGCATTAACGGGCTCTACTGAAGAACATCAGTTTTAA
- the aceK gene encoding bifunctional isocitrate dehydrogenase kinase/phosphatase, producing MELTAQALADLILAGFNRHFRIFTVYNKKAARYFAKSLFQEAYQASIEQIDLYDTRVQECLDTIRATFKIDVLDEELWQAVKIAYMHKLYNHLQPELAESFYNSVFCQLFNRHYYNNDYIFFNAAIHTKDIQTRYPDYRSYYPTENDFTKEVEKLLTEIPIKLSYEDLARDTARVAAAITEYQKQFSSLNNFFQINILTPVFYRNKGAYCIGRMVNNNKIYPFVISLLTRNDRLYVDAFLDDEYDISNIFSFARVYFKVDFPVPSALVRFLRTLLPNKTIADLYTALGFHKQGKNEFYRAFIYHLRHSTDNFIIAPGIEGMVMNVFTLPSYPYVFKLIKDPSHIKKDIQPKVVKDCYQLVKRKDRVGRMADVWEFSHVAFPLNRFSEQCLTQLQQTCTDSLSIEGDYLIIKHLYIERRMIPLNIYINQVDDKEQQRILKEYGHAIKDIANAGLFAGDLLIKNFGVTNHGRVVFYDYDEIVPMEQCNFRKIPKPQTEEQEMASEPWYTVGENDIFPEEFEFYLITDPTQKQYFKNSHGDLLQASYWQHVQQNLNKGVLPDVFPYNLEKRFTL from the coding sequence ATGGAACTTACCGCACAAGCATTAGCTGATTTAATTCTAGCTGGCTTTAATCGCCATTTTAGAATTTTTACAGTTTATAATAAAAAAGCGGCACGTTATTTTGCAAAATCTTTATTTCAAGAAGCCTATCAAGCCTCTATTGAGCAAATCGATTTATACGACACACGCGTACAAGAGTGTCTTGATACTATTCGCGCTACTTTTAAAATTGATGTGTTAGATGAAGAACTATGGCAAGCCGTTAAAATAGCTTATATGCATAAGCTTTATAATCACTTGCAACCTGAGCTAGCAGAGAGTTTTTATAATTCTGTATTCTGCCAATTATTTAATCGCCATTATTATAATAATGATTATATTTTTTTTAACGCAGCTATTCATACCAAAGATATTCAAACGCGCTACCCTGATTATCGTAGCTATTACCCTACTGAAAATGATTTCACTAAAGAAGTTGAAAAATTATTAACAGAAATCCCTATTAAATTATCTTATGAAGATTTAGCTAGGGATACTGCACGGGTTGCGGCTGCTATTACGGAATATCAAAAACAATTTTCTAGTCTTAACAACTTTTTTCAAATTAATATCCTAACCCCTGTGTTCTATCGCAATAAGGGGGCTTACTGTATTGGTAGAATGGTTAATAACAATAAAATCTACCCTTTTGTTATCTCGTTGTTAACCCGTAATGACAGACTTTATGTAGATGCTTTTTTAGATGATGAATATGATATTTCTAATATCTTTAGTTTTGCACGGGTTTATTTTAAAGTAGATTTTCCTGTACCTTCTGCATTAGTGCGTTTCTTAAGAACACTACTCCCCAATAAAACCATTGCTGATTTATACACAGCGCTTGGTTTTCATAAGCAAGGTAAAAATGAATTCTATCGTGCCTTTATTTATCATTTACGTCATTCCACTGATAATTTTATTATTGCCCCTGGTATTGAGGGCATGGTGATGAATGTATTTACACTACCCTCTTATCCTTATGTATTTAAGCTGATAAAAGACCCTAGCCATATTAAAAAAGATATTCAACCTAAAGTGGTTAAAGACTGTTATCAATTGGTAAAACGTAAGGATCGGGTAGGTCGTATGGCTGACGTTTGGGAATTTTCCCATGTAGCCTTTCCATTAAATCGTTTTTCGGAACAATGTTTAACACAGTTACAGCAAACCTGCACTGATAGCCTAAGTATCGAAGGTGATTATTTAATTATTAAACACCTTTACATTGAAAGGCGGATGATCCCCCTTAATATCTATATCAACCAAGTAGATGATAAAGAACAACAACGTATTCTTAAAGAATATGGTCATGCTATTAAAGACATAGCTAATGCAGGTTTGTTTGCAGGTGATTTATTAATCAAAAACTTTGGGGTGACTAATCATGGTCGGGTAGTATTTTATGACTATGATGAAATTGTTCCTATGGAGCAATGTAACTTTAGAAAAATCCCTAAACCACAAACAGAAGAACAAGAAATGGCTTCTGAGCCTTGGTACACAGTTGGAGAAAATGATATTTTTCCAGAGGAATTTGAGTTTTATTTAATTACTGATCCCACCCAAAAACAATACTTTAAAAACAGTCATGGTGATTTACTTCAAGCCAGCTATTGGCAACACGTACAGCAAAACCTTAATAAAGGTGTACTGCCAGATGTATTTCCTTATAACTTGGAAAAACGTTTTACATTATAG
- a CDS encoding roadblock/LC7 domain-containing protein, which produces MSENQQVVIPKVVQMISAKILNQLMQTDCGIESAILTTEDGFEVAVESVGEVDSSKLAAMASSMSAISNMSVSESNLGTHYQSLIIESDRGYIVIMDVACDKFPMILNIVASKNTVLGQLLYHARGVVDAFNKKFS; this is translated from the coding sequence ATGAGTGAAAATCAACAAGTCGTTATTCCAAAAGTAGTTCAAATGATTTCTGCCAAAATCTTAAACCAATTGATGCAAACAGATTGTGGTATTGAAAGTGCTATTTTAACAACTGAGGATGGATTTGAAGTTGCAGTAGAATCAGTTGGTGAAGTTGATTCGTCAAAATTAGCAGCAATGGCAAGCTCAATGTCAGCTATTAGTAATATGTCAGTTTCTGAGTCTAATTTGGGCACACATTATCAGAGTCTTATTATTGAAAGCGACCGTGGTTATATCGTAATTATGGATGTGGCTTGTGATAAATTTCCAATGATTCTTAATATTGTAGCTTCAAAAAATACTGTTTTAGGGCAGTTGCTTTATCATGCCAGGGGTGTAGTAGATGCTTTTAACAAAAAATTTAGTTAA
- a CDS encoding DNA adenine methylase: protein MPVTDSPLRYPGGKSSIMEMVNAILYHNNLNNGYYIEPYAGGAGLALSLLFEGHVNEVFLNDLDRSIWAFWYSILNDTENFINRIQSVEVTMDEWYRQKEIQQSKAKVDSLVLGFSSFFLNRTNRSGILKGGPIGGYQQESEYKIDCRFNKTNLIKRILKVAQYREKIHIYNLDAIDFVQTIEKDIANKQGLFCIDPPYYKKGKLLYENFYTLKEHQYLAKFLMDFDYPWILTSDNEQDIKNLYSCNKRYNFYLGYTAAEKRKGTELLVVSDNISLPMCLRKNKIVKRINKRL from the coding sequence ATGCCGGTTACAGACTCCCCCCTAAGATACCCCGGTGGTAAATCATCTATTATGGAGATGGTTAATGCCATTCTTTATCATAATAATTTGAATAATGGATATTATATTGAGCCTTATGCTGGTGGTGCAGGGCTTGCTTTGTCATTATTGTTTGAAGGTCATGTTAATGAAGTCTTTTTAAATGATCTAGACCGCTCAATATGGGCATTTTGGTATTCCATATTAAATGATACAGAGAATTTTATTAATAGAATACAGTCTGTTGAAGTAACGATGGATGAATGGTATAGACAAAAAGAAATTCAACAAAGTAAAGCTAAGGTAGATTCTTTGGTATTAGGTTTTTCTTCTTTCTTTTTAAATAGGACAAATCGTTCTGGTATTCTAAAAGGTGGCCCTATTGGTGGCTATCAGCAAGAAAGTGAATACAAGATAGATTGTCGTTTTAATAAGACGAATCTTATTAAACGTATCCTTAAAGTAGCGCAGTATCGAGAAAAGATACATATCTATAATTTAGATGCTATTGATTTTGTTCAGACTATCGAGAAAGATATAGCAAATAAACAAGGTTTATTTTGTATTGATCCTCCTTACTATAAGAAAGGGAAATTACTGTATGAAAACTTTTATACCTTAAAGGAACACCAGTACTTAGCTAAATTTCTAATGGATTTTGATTATCCGTGGATTTTAACTTCAGATAATGAACAGGATATAAAAAATTTGTATAGTTGTAATAAACGCTATAATTTTTATTTAGGTTATACAGCTGCAGAAAAAAGAAAGGGGACAGAGTTATTAGTTGTGAGTGATAATATTTCTTTACCAATGTGTTTAAGAAAAAATAAAATAGTAAAACGAATTAATAAGCGATTATAA
- a CDS encoding roadblock/LC7 domain-containing protein, with product MSKEKVAEIPKVLKVSADKLLKELVEADNGIETALVTTEDGFSVAIHSTEQVESSKLAAMASSLSAIGNLSVEETNTGTKYHSMIIESDNGYVLIMDICHEAFPMILNIVASKKAILGRVIHSAKSVVDILQGNASIIDRII from the coding sequence ATGAGTAAAGAAAAAGTAGCAGAAATACCTAAAGTATTAAAGGTATCTGCTGATAAATTGTTGAAAGAGCTAGTAGAAGCAGACAATGGAATAGAGACTGCTTTGGTAACTACAGAAGATGGTTTTTCTGTAGCTATTCATTCTACTGAGCAAGTTGAATCATCGAAGCTAGCGGCAATGGCTAGTTCTTTGTCTGCTATTGGTAATTTGTCGGTTGAAGAAACAAATACAGGAACAAAGTACCATAGTATGATTATTGAAAGTGATAATGGCTATGTCCTTATAATGGATATTTGCCATGAAGCATTTCCAATGATCCTCAATATTGTTGCCTCAAAAAAAGCAATACTGGGTAGAGTTATTCATAGCGCTAAATCTGTTGTGGATATTTTACAGGGTAATGCTTCTATAATTGATCGCATCATTTAG
- a CDS encoding PilT/PilU family type 4a pilus ATPase, translated as MEVEKLLKFMVDKKASDMFLTVGIPPTIKVDGRLMPLPVNKLTNDVLKKLVRSIMTERLQKEFAATQECNFAVSYPNVGRFRVSAYIQRSMVGMVLRRIVTDIPSIDNLQLPKVVKELAMVKRGLVLFVGATGAGKSTSLAAMVDYRNTHSTGHIISIEDPVEYLFANKNCIVTQREVGLDTESFEVALKNTLRQAPDVIMIGEVRTRQTMEYALAFAETGHLCLATLHANNANQALDRIISFFATERHAQVMLDLSLNLRAIVAQQLVADKEEKGRHAAIEVLLNTPIVSDMIRTGQVTELKGIMSRSVELGMQTFDQSLFDLFERGLISYESALACADSANDLRLMIKLKSEQNIAGTKQLVGMQLEDYEEEHYG; from the coding sequence ATGGAAGTTGAGAAATTATTAAAGTTTATGGTGGATAAAAAAGCGTCTGATATGTTTTTAACCGTTGGAATTCCACCTACTATAAAGGTTGATGGGAGATTAATGCCATTACCTGTAAACAAATTAACAAATGATGTATTAAAAAAACTTGTGCGCTCAATCATGACAGAGCGTTTACAAAAAGAATTTGCTGCAACACAAGAATGTAATTTTGCAGTGAGCTATCCAAATGTAGGGCGATTTCGTGTAAGTGCTTATATACAAAGAAGTATGGTGGGTATGGTATTAAGGCGCATTGTTACGGATATACCTAGTATTGATAATTTGCAGTTACCTAAAGTTGTTAAAGAGTTGGCTATGGTTAAACGTGGCCTAGTACTGTTTGTGGGGGCAACAGGTGCAGGTAAGTCAACTTCTTTAGCAGCTATGGTGGATTATCGTAATACTCACTCAACAGGGCATATTATTTCTATTGAAGATCCTGTGGAGTACTTATTTGCTAATAAAAATTGTATTGTTACTCAACGTGAGGTGGGGCTAGATACTGAGTCATTTGAAGTAGCATTAAAAAACACGCTTCGGCAGGCTCCCGACGTTATTATGATCGGTGAGGTGCGTACGCGGCAAACAATGGAATATGCATTAGCATTTGCTGAAACAGGGCATCTCTGTTTGGCTACACTCCATGCTAATAATGCTAATCAGGCATTGGATAGAATTATTAGTTTCTTTGCAACGGAACGTCATGCACAAGTTATGTTAGACCTTTCTTTAAATCTACGAGCCATTGTTGCACAACAATTAGTTGCAGATAAAGAAGAAAAGGGCAGACATGCGGCTATAGAAGTATTACTTAATACACCTATTGTTTCAGATATGATTCGTACTGGGCAAGTAACAGAGCTTAAAGGTATTATGTCTCGTTCAGTTGAGTTGGGTATGCAAACATTTGATCAGTCACTGTTTGATTTATTTGAGCGAGGACTAATTAGCTATGAGTCTGCATTGGCTTGTGCCGATTCGGCCAATGATTTGAGGTTAATGATTAAGTTAAAGTCAGAACAAAATATTGCTGGCACAAAACAATTGGTTGGTATGCAACTTGAAGATTATGAAGAAGAACATTATGGATAA